One genomic region from Ralstonia pseudosolanacearum encodes:
- a CDS encoding aldehyde dehydrogenase, which produces MFESQLLIGGKQRAAAGGATCERPNPATGDIASRAAAASLADADAAVQAAHAAFPAWAATLPGERRRLLLKAADVMERRADDFIARGVAEAGGVPGWYGFNAALAAGMLREAAAMTTQVGGEVIPSDVPGSLAMGLRQPCGVVLGIAPWNAPLILGTRAIAMPLACGNTVVLKASEICPALHSLIGAVFEEAGFPAGVVNVITNALADAPAIVARLVAHPAVRRVNFTGSTRVGRLIAEQAARHLKPVLLELGGKNPLVILDDADLDAAVQAAAFGAFFNQGQICMSTERVIVGRAIADRFVERLADKAGSLRAGRPGQDGAVLGGMVDASAAQRIGYLVDDAVGKGATLRTGPLRIDGNIVQPVVVDDVTPAMALYGEESFGPVVTVLRAADDEDAIRLANDSEYGLSAAVFSRDIARAMQVARRIESGICHINGPTVHDEAQMPFGGVKASGYGRFGGKAAIDAFTELRWITVQTGARHYPI; this is translated from the coding sequence ATGTTCGAGAGCCAGTTGCTCATCGGTGGCAAGCAGCGCGCGGCCGCCGGTGGGGCGACCTGCGAGCGCCCCAACCCCGCGACCGGAGACATCGCTTCGCGCGCGGCGGCGGCATCCCTGGCGGATGCGGATGCCGCCGTGCAGGCCGCGCACGCCGCGTTCCCCGCGTGGGCGGCAACCCTGCCCGGCGAGCGGCGCCGCCTGCTGCTCAAGGCCGCCGACGTGATGGAGCGCCGTGCCGATGACTTCATCGCGCGTGGCGTGGCCGAGGCCGGCGGCGTGCCCGGCTGGTACGGCTTCAACGCGGCACTGGCCGCGGGCATGCTGCGCGAGGCCGCCGCCATGACCACGCAGGTGGGCGGCGAGGTCATTCCGTCCGATGTGCCCGGCAGCCTGGCGATGGGCCTGCGGCAGCCGTGCGGCGTGGTGCTGGGGATCGCGCCGTGGAACGCTCCGCTCATTCTCGGCACGCGGGCGATCGCCATGCCGCTGGCCTGCGGCAACACGGTGGTGCTCAAGGCCTCGGAGATCTGTCCGGCCCTGCATAGCCTGATCGGCGCGGTGTTCGAAGAGGCCGGCTTTCCGGCGGGCGTGGTCAACGTCATCACCAACGCGCTAGCCGACGCGCCGGCCATCGTGGCGCGGCTGGTCGCGCATCCGGCGGTGCGCCGCGTCAACTTCACCGGCTCGACCCGCGTGGGCCGCCTGATCGCCGAGCAGGCGGCGCGGCATCTCAAGCCGGTCCTGCTGGAGCTGGGCGGCAAGAACCCCCTGGTCATTCTCGACGATGCGGACCTGGATGCCGCCGTGCAGGCCGCGGCGTTCGGCGCGTTCTTCAACCAGGGCCAGATCTGCATGTCGACCGAGCGCGTCATCGTCGGCCGGGCCATCGCCGACCGGTTTGTCGAGCGGCTGGCGGACAAGGCCGGCAGCCTGCGTGCGGGCCGGCCGGGTCAGGACGGCGCCGTGCTCGGCGGCATGGTGGACGCGAGCGCGGCGCAGCGGATCGGGTACCTGGTGGACGACGCGGTCGGCAAGGGCGCGACGCTGCGCACCGGTCCGCTGCGGATCGACGGCAACATCGTGCAGCCCGTGGTGGTCGACGACGTGACGCCCGCGATGGCGCTGTACGGCGAGGAGTCGTTCGGGCCCGTCGTGACGGTGCTGCGCGCGGCGGACGACGAGGACGCTATCCGCCTGGCCAACGACAGCGAATACGGCCTGTCGGCCGCGGTGTTCAGCCGTGATATCGCGCGGGCCATGCAGGTGGCCAGGCGCATCGAGTCCGGCATCTGCCATATTAACGGCCCCACCGTGCACGACGAGGCGCAGATGCCGTTCGGCGGCGTCAAGGCCAGCGGCTACGGGCGCTTCGGCGGCAAGGCCGCCATCGACGCCTTCACCGAACTGCGCTGGATCACGGTCCAGACCGGCGCACGCCACTACCCGATCTGA
- a CDS encoding feruloyl-CoA synthase, producing the protein MHMESMKQAAARYRPVAIGAGAVEVCREAGGAWHLRSAEPIGAYPERMTDCLVRGAGQHPERVLAAQRSADGQWERITYAQMLHRARAVGQALLARGLSPERPLLILSGNDLQHLQLALGAMYAGIPYCPVSPAYALVTQDYSRLAYLMRHLTPGLVYATDGALFAGAIQAVVPPETEVAIDHGEVAGRAVTRLASLLATEPVDVDAANARVGPDTIAKFLLTSGSTRSPKAVTTTHRMLCSNQQMLLQTFPCFGEAPPVLLDWLPWNHTFGGSHNVGIALYNGGSYYIDSGKPTPQAFEQTLCNLRDVQPTVYFNVPKGWEMLTDALERDPALREHFYARVRLFFFAGAGLSQAAWDRLEGVTEAHCGERIRIMAGLGMTETAPSCTFTTGPVMMAGYIGLPAPGCEVKLVRVDGKFEARFKGPHVMPGYWRAPELAAETFDEDGYYRSGDAVRFVDEARPEIGLMFDGRIAEDFKLSSGTFVSVGPLRARIISEGAPYVLDAVIAGMNRDDLSVLVFPRLEHCAALAGLGAGASPAQIADSPAVRACFAALLDRLNRAATGSANRIARLRLLDEAPSLDHGEVTDKGSINQRAVLARRAALIEAIYAGGDGKVMLAERAAADR; encoded by the coding sequence ATGCACATGGAGTCGATGAAACAGGCGGCGGCCCGCTATCGTCCGGTGGCGATCGGCGCGGGCGCGGTCGAGGTGTGCCGGGAAGCGGGCGGCGCCTGGCATCTGCGCTCGGCTGAGCCGATCGGTGCCTATCCCGAGCGGATGACGGATTGCCTGGTGCGCGGGGCCGGGCAGCATCCGGAGCGCGTCCTCGCGGCGCAGCGCAGCGCTGATGGGCAGTGGGAGCGCATCACCTATGCGCAGATGCTGCACCGGGCGCGCGCCGTCGGCCAGGCGCTGCTGGCGCGGGGGCTGTCGCCCGAGCGGCCGTTGCTGATCCTGTCGGGCAACGATCTGCAGCACCTGCAGCTGGCGCTGGGCGCCATGTATGCCGGCATTCCTTATTGCCCGGTGTCGCCGGCCTATGCGCTGGTGACGCAGGACTACAGCCGGCTCGCCTACCTGATGCGGCACCTGACGCCGGGCCTGGTCTACGCCACCGACGGCGCGCTGTTCGCGGGCGCGATCCAGGCGGTCGTGCCGCCGGAGACCGAGGTCGCGATCGACCACGGCGAGGTGGCGGGGCGCGCGGTGACCCGGCTGGCTTCGCTGCTCGCGACCGAGCCGGTCGACGTGGATGCCGCCAACGCCCGCGTGGGCCCCGACACGATCGCCAAGTTCCTGCTGACGTCGGGCTCGACCCGCAGCCCCAAGGCGGTCACCACCACGCATCGCATGCTGTGCAGCAACCAGCAGATGCTGCTGCAGACCTTTCCCTGCTTCGGCGAGGCGCCGCCGGTGCTGCTGGACTGGCTGCCGTGGAACCACACCTTCGGCGGCAGCCACAACGTGGGCATCGCGCTGTACAACGGCGGCAGCTACTACATCGACAGCGGCAAGCCGACGCCGCAGGCATTCGAGCAGACGCTGTGCAACCTGCGCGACGTGCAGCCGACGGTGTACTTCAACGTGCCCAAGGGCTGGGAGATGCTGACCGACGCGCTCGAGCGCGACCCCGCCCTGCGCGAGCACTTCTATGCGCGCGTCCGGCTGTTCTTCTTTGCCGGGGCCGGGCTGTCGCAGGCCGCGTGGGACCGGCTCGAAGGCGTGACCGAGGCCCACTGCGGCGAGCGCATCCGCATCATGGCCGGCCTGGGGATGACCGAGACCGCGCCGTCGTGCACGTTCACCACCGGCCCGGTCATGATGGCCGGCTACATCGGCTTGCCGGCGCCCGGCTGCGAGGTCAAGCTCGTGCGGGTCGACGGCAAGTTCGAAGCCCGCTTCAAGGGCCCGCATGTCATGCCGGGCTACTGGCGCGCGCCGGAGCTTGCCGCTGAAACGTTCGACGAAGACGGCTACTACCGCTCGGGCGACGCCGTGCGCTTTGTCGACGAGGCGCGGCCCGAGATCGGCCTGATGTTCGACGGCCGCATCGCCGAGGACTTCAAGCTCAGCTCCGGCACCTTCGTCAGCGTGGGGCCGCTGCGGGCCCGGATCATCAGCGAGGGCGCGCCCTACGTGCTCGACGCGGTGATCGCCGGGATGAACCGCGACGACCTCAGCGTGTTGGTGTTTCCGCGCCTGGAGCACTGCGCGGCGCTCGCGGGCCTGGGCGCCGGCGCCAGCCCCGCGCAGATCGCCGACAGCCCCGCGGTGCGGGCGTGCTTCGCGGCGCTGCTCGATCGCCTGAACCGCGCGGCCACCGGCTCGGCCAACCGGATCGCCCGCCTGCGCTTGCTGGACGAGGCGCCGTCGCTCGATCACGGCGAGGTCACCGACAAGGGCTCGATCAACCAGCGCGCCGTGCTCGCCCGCCGGGCGGCGCTGATCGAGGCGATCTACGCGGGCGGCGACGGCAAGGTGATGCTGGCGGAGCGGGCTGCGGCCGACCGCTGA
- a CDS encoding sigma 54-interacting transcriptional regulator: MAPLPRISLAEVARTTGTVLSPAGSDRWSADSQPTLADISECLYFSPGDGRIWLNDQRMLLLHSRAMGTLRRELIDSLGIDRARGLLTRSGYVSGAHDARLVRERWPDAEPSAILIAGTRLHTLEGMVKVVPVSFSYAPESGRYQGEFLWHNSSEDDEHLEAYGVGTSPACWLQLGYAIGYVSTLLGHLVIFREVECRAMGAGVCRVIGKSAELWDDASEDLRYLNAQDFVDSGMLAASAPEPDPPRSTAPPSGPDRPPEAHDAQDSAAPALVGTSSAFNTACHLLRRVAPTDATVLFTGESGVGKERFARMLHQISQRHDKPFIAINCAAIPETLVEAELFGVERGAYTGATHSRAGRFELAHEGTLFLDEIGTLSLVAQGKLLRALQEGEFERVGSNRSLKVNTRVVAATNEDLPQAVRAGRFRQDLFFRLNVFPIHLPPLRERRDDIPLLMSHFLKSYAHKHGLAVRGFSPRAIKTLLNYSFPGNIRELQNLVERGVILAQAGLVDLPHMFISGETLDQEVLSLAMAGEVGTLTHGREASAASATTTAAAPPYPATLLELVHDWGRQTQGAAVSLPALEQRLLEEAVQRANGNLSSAARTLGITRAQLAYRLQRRGADAPDH; this comes from the coding sequence ATGGCGCCGCTGCCCCGCATCTCCCTCGCCGAAGTGGCTCGCACCACGGGCACCGTCCTCAGCCCCGCCGGCAGCGACCGCTGGAGCGCCGACTCGCAGCCGACCCTGGCCGACATCAGCGAATGCCTGTACTTCTCGCCCGGCGACGGACGCATCTGGCTCAACGACCAGCGCATGCTGCTGCTGCACAGCCGGGCGATGGGCACCCTGCGGCGCGAGCTGATCGACAGCCTGGGCATCGACCGCGCGCGCGGGCTGCTGACGCGCTCCGGCTACGTCTCGGGCGCGCACGATGCGCGGCTGGTGCGCGAGCGCTGGCCGGATGCCGAGCCGTCGGCCATCCTCATCGCCGGCACGCGGCTGCACACGCTGGAGGGCATGGTCAAGGTGGTGCCGGTGAGCTTCAGCTACGCGCCCGAGAGCGGCCGCTACCAGGGCGAGTTCCTGTGGCACAACTCGAGCGAAGACGACGAGCACCTGGAGGCCTACGGCGTCGGCACCTCGCCGGCCTGCTGGCTGCAGCTCGGCTATGCGATCGGCTACGTCAGCACGCTGCTCGGGCACCTGGTGATCTTCCGCGAAGTGGAGTGCCGCGCGATGGGCGCCGGCGTCTGCCGCGTGATCGGCAAATCGGCGGAACTGTGGGACGACGCCAGCGAAGACCTGCGCTACCTGAACGCCCAGGATTTCGTCGACTCCGGCATGCTGGCCGCCAGCGCGCCCGAGCCCGACCCGCCGCGCAGCACCGCCCCGCCCTCCGGCCCCGACCGCCCGCCCGAAGCGCACGATGCGCAGGACAGCGCCGCGCCCGCGCTGGTGGGCACCTCCTCCGCGTTCAACACCGCCTGCCACCTGCTGCGCCGGGTGGCGCCCACCGATGCCACCGTGCTGTTCACGGGCGAATCCGGCGTCGGCAAGGAGCGCTTCGCGCGCATGCTGCACCAGATCAGCCAGCGGCACGACAAGCCGTTCATCGCGATCAACTGCGCGGCCATCCCCGAGACGCTGGTGGAGGCGGAGCTGTTCGGGGTCGAGCGCGGCGCCTACACCGGCGCCACGCATTCGCGCGCCGGCCGCTTCGAGCTGGCGCACGAAGGCACCCTGTTCCTGGACGAGATCGGCACCCTGAGCCTGGTGGCCCAGGGCAAGCTGCTGCGCGCGCTGCAGGAAGGCGAATTCGAGCGCGTCGGCTCAAATCGCTCGCTCAAGGTCAACACGCGCGTGGTGGCCGCCACCAACGAAGACCTGCCGCAGGCCGTGCGCGCGGGGCGCTTCCGCCAGGACCTGTTCTTCCGCCTCAACGTGTTCCCCATCCACCTGCCGCCGCTGCGCGAGCGGCGCGACGACATCCCGCTGCTCATGAGCCACTTCCTCAAGAGCTACGCGCACAAACACGGCCTGGCCGTGCGCGGCTTCAGCCCGCGCGCGATCAAGACCCTGCTCAACTACAGCTTTCCCGGCAATATCCGCGAGCTGCAGAACCTGGTGGAGCGGGGCGTGATCCTGGCGCAGGCGGGGCTGGTGGACCTGCCGCACATGTTCATCAGCGGCGAGACGCTCGACCAGGAAGTGCTGTCCCTGGCGATGGCCGGCGAGGTGGGCACGCTGACGCACGGACGCGAGGCATCGGCGGCTTCGGCGACGACGACGGCGGCCGCCCCGCCCTATCCGGCCACGCTGCTGGAGCTGGTGCACGACTGGGGCCGGCAGACGCAGGGCGCCGCCGTCTCGCTGCCGGCGCTGGAGCAGCGGCTGCTGGAAGAAGCCGTGCAGCGGGCCAACGGCAACCTGTCGTCGGCGGCGCGCACGCTGGGCATCACGCGGGCCCAGTTGGCCTACCGGCTGCAGCGGCGCGGGGCGGATGCCCCCGACCACTGA
- a CDS encoding benzaldehyde dehydrogenase translates to MNAPQAMRFLDDAQWDGLLFQGSWVPPLRRRTADVMEPATGRKLTRVGPADAQDVDAAVEAAVAAQPAWVAMPPRERANVFRRAAMLFEQHFDELALAIARETGAALFKGEHEVREAITLCHVAAGMPLEAQGQVLASPAGRLSYARRAPFGVVGVISPFNFPLFLTLRSVAPALAAGNAVVIKPDLRTPVSGGYVIARVFAEAGLPAGLLHVLPGGAEAGEALVVHPRVPMIAFTGSPGVGRRIGELAGRHLKKVSLELGGANALIILDDADLDLAVSNAAWGAWLHQGQICMAANRILVHASLADALTARLVEKAKHLPVGDGASGQVALGPLIDQKQLQRVHAIVQDSVAAGARLLAGGSYEQLFYRPTVLGGVRPGMRVFDEEVFGPVANIIVFRDDDEAVALANDSQGGLAAGVISASVGRAMALGQRLRVGMVHINDQTVNDDCVNPFGGPGIAGNGTSMGGPADWEEYTQWRWVTVKESAPRYPF, encoded by the coding sequence ATGAATGCCCCGCAAGCAATGCGCTTTCTGGACGATGCCCAGTGGGATGGCCTGCTGTTCCAGGGCAGCTGGGTGCCCCCGCTGCGCCGACGCACCGCCGACGTGATGGAGCCGGCGACCGGCCGCAAGCTGACCCGTGTCGGCCCGGCCGATGCCCAGGACGTGGACGCCGCGGTGGAGGCCGCAGTGGCGGCCCAGCCGGCCTGGGTCGCCATGCCGCCGCGCGAGCGCGCCAACGTGTTCCGCCGTGCCGCCATGCTGTTCGAGCAGCATTTCGACGAACTCGCCCTGGCCATTGCGCGGGAGACCGGCGCGGCGCTGTTCAAGGGCGAACACGAGGTGCGCGAGGCGATCACGCTGTGTCACGTGGCAGCCGGCATGCCGCTGGAGGCGCAGGGCCAGGTGCTGGCCAGCCCGGCCGGCCGCCTGAGCTATGCGCGCCGGGCGCCGTTCGGCGTGGTCGGCGTGATCTCACCGTTCAACTTTCCGCTGTTCCTGACGCTGCGTTCGGTGGCGCCGGCGCTGGCGGCCGGCAACGCGGTGGTGATCAAGCCGGATCTGCGCACGCCGGTGTCCGGCGGCTACGTGATCGCGCGCGTGTTTGCCGAGGCGGGCCTGCCGGCCGGGCTGCTGCACGTGCTGCCGGGCGGCGCCGAGGCGGGCGAGGCGCTGGTGGTGCATCCGCGCGTGCCGATGATTGCGTTCACCGGGTCGCCGGGCGTCGGCCGCCGCATCGGCGAGCTGGCCGGCCGGCATCTGAAGAAGGTGTCGCTCGAGCTGGGCGGCGCCAACGCGCTGATCATCCTCGACGACGCAGACCTGGACCTCGCCGTCAGCAACGCCGCCTGGGGCGCGTGGCTGCACCAGGGGCAGATCTGCATGGCGGCCAACCGCATCCTCGTGCACGCGTCGCTGGCCGATGCGCTGACCGCGCGGCTGGTCGAAAAGGCCAAGCACCTGCCCGTGGGCGACGGCGCCAGCGGGCAGGTGGCGCTCGGGCCGCTGATCGACCAGAAGCAGCTGCAGCGCGTGCACGCCATCGTGCAGGACAGCGTGGCGGCGGGCGCCAGGCTGCTCGCGGGCGGTTCGTACGAGCAGCTGTTTTACCGTCCCACGGTGCTGGGCGGCGTGCGGCCGGGCATGCGCGTGTTCGACGAAGAGGTGTTCGGCCCGGTCGCCAACATCATCGTCTTCCGCGACGACGACGAGGCGGTGGCGCTCGCCAACGACAGCCAGGGCGGGCTGGCCGCCGGGGTGATCTCGGCCTCGGTGGGGCGGGCCATGGCGCTCGGGCAGCGCCTGCGCGTCGGCATGGTCCACATCAACGACCAGACCGTCAACGACGACTGCGTCAACCCGTTCGGCGGCCCCGGCATTGCCGGCAACGGCACCAGCATGGGCGGCCCGGCCGACTGGGAGGAATACACCCAGTGGCGGTGGGTGACGGTCAAGGAAAGCGCGCCGCGCTATCCGTTCTGA
- a CDS encoding coniferyl-alcohol dehydrogenase: protein MQLGNKTIVVTGVSSGIGAETARLLRFHGARVIGVDRNAPGTTLDGYVQADLSTAQTIDAAVAQLPSRVDALCNIAGVPGTAPVDLVARVNYLGLRHLTERLLPRMPEGGAVVNVASVLGAEWPQRLAQHKALAGAAGFEAGAAWLAAHPVPQPSCYQYFKEALIVWTLTQAQPWFLQHSVRMNSVAPGPVFTPILGDFVTMLGAERVERDAHRMKRPAYPDEIAPVIALLCADETRWVNGVNLPVDGGLASTYC from the coding sequence ATGCAACTCGGCAACAAGACCATCGTGGTCACGGGCGTGTCGTCCGGCATCGGCGCGGAGACCGCGCGCCTGCTGCGCTTCCACGGCGCGCGCGTGATCGGCGTGGACCGCAACGCGCCGGGCACCACGCTGGACGGCTACGTGCAGGCCGATCTTTCCACCGCGCAGACGATCGATGCGGCGGTGGCGCAGCTGCCGTCGCGGGTCGACGCGCTGTGCAACATCGCCGGCGTGCCGGGCACCGCGCCGGTCGACCTGGTCGCGCGCGTCAACTATCTGGGGCTGCGCCATCTGACCGAGCGCCTGCTGCCGCGCATGCCCGAGGGCGGGGCCGTCGTCAACGTCGCGTCGGTGCTCGGCGCCGAGTGGCCGCAGCGGCTGGCGCAGCACAAGGCGCTAGCCGGCGCCGCCGGCTTCGAGGCGGGCGCGGCCTGGCTGGCGGCCCATCCCGTGCCGCAGCCGAGCTGCTACCAGTACTTCAAGGAAGCGCTGATCGTGTGGACGCTGACGCAGGCGCAGCCCTGGTTCCTCCAGCATTCGGTGCGCATGAACAGCGTGGCGCCCGGGCCGGTGTTCACGCCCATCCTCGGTGACTTCGTCACCATGCTCGGCGCCGAGCGCGTGGAGCGGGACGCGCACCGGATGAAGCGTCCGGCCTATCCCGACGAGATCGCGCCGGTGATCGCGCTGCTGTGCGCCGATGAGACGCGCTGGGTCAACGGCGTGAACCTGCCGGTCGACGGCGGGCTCGCCTCCACCTACTGCTGA
- a CDS encoding SphA family protein, which produces MTRNPLKLLKTTLLAACLGAGTAWAYDQPSVNMGGTSFFDGAPLPGGPGFYFVEYLTHYSASRMMDNGGNTAAAPPSQKFDLTVPVSQLIYVPEGARWGNTQLGFQALLPWVAQASINDGMGNAALKGERGIGDLSAGVWLQFDPIMGEQGPLFSQRFELQVIAPTGHYDRTAAVSPGSNFWSFDPYWAVTVWASPKLSFSGRFNYLWNARNSDPNAAFGSGATSTQAGQTLHGNFAVEYEIRQGLVAGLSGYWLKQISDTRVNGVAVPGRREQVVALGPAAMVALSPKDFLFFNYYREFAARNRTQGDKFQVRYDHHF; this is translated from the coding sequence ATGACGCGCAACCCTCTCAAGCTTCTCAAGACCACCCTGCTGGCCGCCTGCCTGGGCGCCGGCACCGCCTGGGCCTACGATCAACCCTCCGTCAACATGGGCGGCACCAGCTTCTTCGACGGCGCGCCGCTGCCGGGCGGGCCCGGCTTCTACTTCGTCGAATACCTGACCCACTATTCCGCCAGCCGCATGATGGACAACGGCGGCAACACCGCGGCCGCCCCGCCTTCGCAGAAGTTCGATCTGACGGTGCCGGTCAGCCAGCTGATCTACGTGCCGGAAGGCGCCCGATGGGGCAACACGCAGCTCGGCTTCCAGGCGCTGCTGCCGTGGGTGGCCCAGGCGAGCATCAATGATGGGATGGGCAACGCGGCGCTCAAGGGCGAGCGCGGCATCGGCGATCTGTCCGCGGGCGTGTGGCTGCAGTTCGATCCGATCATGGGCGAGCAAGGGCCGCTGTTCTCGCAGCGCTTCGAGCTGCAGGTGATCGCGCCGACCGGCCACTACGACCGCACGGCGGCGGTCAGCCCCGGCAGCAACTTCTGGTCGTTCGATCCGTATTGGGCGGTCACCGTGTGGGCGAGCCCCAAGCTCAGCTTCAGCGGCCGCTTCAACTATCTGTGGAATGCCCGCAACAGCGACCCGAACGCCGCCTTCGGCAGCGGCGCGACCTCGACCCAGGCGGGCCAGACGCTGCACGGCAATTTCGCCGTCGAATACGAGATCCGGCAGGGCCTGGTGGCTGGCCTGAGCGGCTACTGGCTCAAGCAGATCAGCGACACCCGGGTGAACGGCGTGGCGGTGCCGGGCCGGCGCGAGCAGGTCGTGGCGCTCGGCCCGGCCGCGATGGTCGCGCTGTCGCCCAAGGACTTCCTGTTCTTCAACTACTACCGGGAGTTCGCGGCGCGCAACCGGACGCAGGGGGACAAGTTTCAGGTTCGATACGACCACCACTTCTGA
- a CDS encoding alpha/beta hydrolase: MPIPIMLDIQMQSLLQGMQQSGVPDMADLPPPAARQVYSRIMAAAAEPVRAVHIADRTIAGPGGDLALRIYAPRRPDPRRGIALYLHGGGFVVGSPRDYDSVASALCERSGCVVVQVDYRLAPEHPFPAAVEDAWAAACWVTVHARELGAQPRIAVVGDSAGGNLAAVLARLARDCAGPAIVQQTLIYPMVAARPQITASYLRYGTGYTLTTRLTHYFHDLYLDGQPAEDDPRLAPLTVPDVSGLPPALIMVAGYDVLRDEGIQYAHRLAQAGTPVTLVEYSGMVHGFIAMAGALEAGRLALAQVSDAVGRALVG, from the coding sequence ATGCCGATACCCATCATGCTGGATATCCAGATGCAATCCCTGCTGCAGGGCATGCAGCAATCAGGCGTGCCCGACATGGCCGACCTGCCGCCGCCGGCCGCGCGCCAGGTCTACAGCCGCATCATGGCGGCGGCCGCGGAACCGGTGCGCGCCGTGCACATCGCCGACCGCACCATCGCCGGGCCGGGCGGCGACCTCGCGCTGCGCATCTACGCACCGCGGCGGCCCGATCCGCGGCGCGGCATCGCGCTCTACCTGCATGGCGGCGGCTTCGTGGTCGGCTCGCCGCGGGATTACGACAGCGTTGCCTCGGCGCTGTGTGAGCGCAGCGGCTGTGTCGTGGTGCAGGTCGATTACCGGCTGGCGCCGGAGCATCCCTTTCCGGCCGCCGTGGAGGACGCCTGGGCGGCGGCCTGCTGGGTGACCGTGCATGCGCGCGAACTGGGCGCGCAGCCCCGCATCGCGGTGGTGGGCGACAGCGCCGGCGGCAACCTCGCGGCGGTGCTGGCGCGGCTGGCCCGCGACTGCGCGGGCCCGGCCATCGTGCAGCAGACGCTGATCTACCCGATGGTGGCGGCGCGGCCGCAGATCACCGCCTCGTACCTGCGGTACGGCACCGGCTATACGCTGACCACGCGCCTGACGCACTACTTCCACGATCTGTATCTGGACGGACAGCCGGCCGAGGACGACCCGCGCCTCGCACCGCTGACCGTACCGGATGTGTCCGGCCTGCCGCCCGCGCTGATCATGGTGGCGGGCTACGACGTGTTGCGCGACGAGGGCATCCAGTACGCCCACCGGCTGGCGCAGGCCGGCACGCCGGTGACGCTGGTCGAATACAGCGGGATGGTGCACGGCTTCATCGCCATGGCCGGGGCGCTGGAGGCGGGGCGGCTGGCGCTGGCGCAGGTGTCGGATGCGGTGGGGCGTGCGCTGGTTGGGTAG
- a CDS encoding class I SAM-dependent methyltransferase, which yields MQQHQLVDQQFGQVAQAYLTSAVHAQGADLDALAALARATPHANVLDLGCGGGHVSFAMAPHAATVVAYDLSADMLDVVAAEGARRGLTQLRTRAGRAEALPFDDGAFDIVATRFSAHHWYDVRAGLAEARRVLKPGGRLAVVDIVAPETPLLDTLLQTAEVLRDASHVRDYRLSEWQAMLTAAGFRPGTPRTWKLTMTFDSWIARIRTPQVRADAIRDVFDRAPDEARRYFAVAEDHSFAIDVGMIEAA from the coding sequence ATGCAGCAGCACCAACTCGTCGACCAGCAGTTCGGCCAAGTGGCCCAGGCCTACCTCACCAGCGCCGTGCACGCGCAAGGCGCCGACCTGGATGCGCTGGCCGCGCTGGCCCGCGCCACGCCGCATGCGAACGTGCTCGACCTCGGCTGCGGCGGCGGACACGTGAGCTTCGCAATGGCACCGCACGCGGCCACGGTGGTGGCCTACGATCTGTCGGCCGACATGCTGGACGTGGTGGCGGCCGAAGGCGCCCGGCGCGGCCTCACGCAATTGCGCACCCGGGCCGGCCGCGCGGAGGCCCTGCCCTTCGACGACGGCGCCTTCGACATCGTCGCCACGCGCTTCTCCGCCCATCACTGGTACGACGTGCGCGCCGGCCTGGCCGAAGCACGCCGCGTGCTCAAGCCCGGCGGCCGGCTGGCCGTGGTGGATATCGTCGCGCCCGAAACCCCGCTGCTCGACACGCTGCTGCAGACCGCCGAAGTGCTGCGCGACGCCTCGCACGTGCGCGACTACCGCCTCTCCGAATGGCAGGCCATGCTGACCGCCGCCGGCTTCAGGCCCGGCACGCCGCGCACCTGGAAGCTGACCATGACCTTCGACAGCTGGATCGCCCGCATCCGCACGCCGCAGGTGCGCGCCGATGCCATCCGCGATGTGTTCGACCGTGCGCCGGACGAGGCGCGACGGTATTTCGCGGTGGCGGAGGATCATTCGTTTGCGATTGATGTGGGGATGATTGAGGCGGCTTGA